One Microbacterium esteraromaticum genomic window carries:
- the ftsY gene encoding signal recognition particle-docking protein FtsY encodes MAEKSWSLGRALRGMFVKPTIDETTWEDLETALITADFGPDITEQLLDELHEKVDRYRTTDPRDLQRMLRETLEERFAKFDTTLKLTERPAVVLVVGVNGVGKTTTIGKFTKFLRGYERSVVVGAADTFRAAAVEQLATWAQRGGAAIVRPQHEGQDPASVAFQTVEYAKNQGIEIAIIDTAGRLHTKSGLMDELSKVRRVVEKQAPVSEVLLVLDATTGQNGVMQAESFLQHAGVTGLVITKLDGSAKGGFVLAVQERTGIPVKLLGQGEGIDDLTGFTPHVFVSSLVGA; translated from the coding sequence ATGGCGGAGAAGTCCTGGTCCCTCGGTCGTGCGCTGCGCGGCATGTTCGTCAAGCCCACGATCGACGAGACGACGTGGGAGGACCTCGAGACGGCGCTGATCACCGCCGACTTCGGCCCGGATATCACCGAGCAGCTGCTCGACGAACTGCACGAGAAGGTCGACCGGTACCGCACGACCGATCCTCGTGACCTGCAGCGCATGCTTCGCGAGACGCTCGAGGAGCGCTTCGCGAAGTTCGACACCACACTCAAGCTCACTGAGCGCCCGGCCGTGGTGCTCGTCGTCGGCGTGAACGGGGTCGGCAAGACCACCACCATCGGCAAGTTCACGAAGTTCCTTCGCGGCTACGAGCGAAGCGTCGTCGTGGGCGCGGCCGACACATTCCGTGCAGCCGCGGTGGAGCAGCTTGCGACCTGGGCCCAGCGCGGGGGAGCGGCCATCGTGCGCCCCCAGCACGAGGGTCAGGACCCGGCGTCCGTCGCCTTCCAGACCGTCGAGTACGCGAAGAACCAGGGCATCGAGATCGCCATCATCGACACGGCGGGGCGGCTGCACACCAAGAGCGGCCTGATGGACGAGCTGTCGAAGGTGCGCCGTGTCGTGGAGAAGCAGGCGCCGGTCAGCGAGGTGCTTCTCGTGCTGGACGCGACGACGGGCCAGAACGGGGTGATGCAGGCGGAGTCCTTCCTGCAGCATGCGGGGGTGACAGGCCTGGTCATCACCAAGCTCGACGGGTCGGCGAAGGGCGGCTTCGTGCTCGCCGTGCAGGAGCGAACCGGCATCCCCGTGAAGCTCCTCGGTCAGGGCGAGGGCATAGACGACCTCACCGGCTTCACGCCGCACGTGTTCGTGTCGTCGCTTGTCGGCGCGTAG
- a CDS encoding RNA polymerase sigma factor: protein MSRHDGARLSRALESSATDLLAYLERRIGADDAPDLLGETMVVAWRRVDELPVDAERARMWLFGIARGTLLNHARGQRRRWALADRLRLQLRESATSPAADDGAEVRDAIERLDPELAELVRLVHWDRLSIAEAAELLGIRASTARGRYQRAKDALRATLGVGAPLA, encoded by the coding sequence GTGAGCCGCCACGATGGCGCACGCCTGAGCCGTGCACTCGAGTCCTCGGCCACCGACCTGCTCGCCTATCTGGAGCGCAGGATCGGCGCGGATGACGCCCCGGATCTGCTCGGGGAGACGATGGTTGTCGCCTGGCGCCGTGTCGATGAGCTTCCCGTCGATGCCGAGCGTGCCCGTATGTGGCTGTTCGGGATCGCTCGGGGCACGCTGCTGAACCACGCCCGCGGTCAGCGCCGTCGGTGGGCACTCGCCGACCGCCTCCGGCTGCAGCTCAGGGAGTCGGCGACGTCGCCAGCGGCCGACGACGGCGCTGAGGTGCGAGACGCGATCGAGAGGCTCGATCCGGAGCTTGCCGAGCTGGTCCGGCTGGTGCACTGGGATCGTCTGAGCATCGCGGAAGCCGCCGAGCTGCTGGGGATCCGCGCGTCCACCGCACGGGGTCGATACCAGCGCGCGAAGGATGCTCTGCGGGCG
- a CDS encoding DUF2004 domain-containing protein: protein MAIEHDYFGVLSSGPDGAIFWTERVDFGDQSVTVDLTAPDQDDVSIAALDVAAALIAGLEDLDATVRGAMLTEVDDRTSEVTEYILQQQEAFGDDLEDVLVDVSGDAAVDIIRSLRLSSMTILADEHGGSEPFAVLEYALDADETDEVLLVNLASDGSVQSVTSAD, encoded by the coding sequence ATGGCGATCGAACACGACTATTTCGGGGTCCTCTCCTCGGGGCCGGACGGCGCCATCTTCTGGACCGAGCGGGTCGATTTCGGCGACCAGTCGGTCACCGTCGATCTGACCGCGCCCGACCAGGACGACGTGTCGATCGCCGCTCTGGACGTCGCCGCCGCGCTGATCGCGGGGCTCGAGGACCTGGATGCCACGGTGCGTGGTGCCATGCTGACGGAGGTGGACGACCGCACCAGCGAGGTGACCGAGTACATCCTTCAGCAGCAGGAGGCGTTCGGGGACGATCTCGAGGACGTGCTCGTCGACGTCAGCGGAGACGCCGCGGTCGACATCATCCGGTCGCTCCGGCTGTCGAGCATGACGATCCTCGCCGACGAGCACGGCGGCTCCGAGCCGTTCGCGGTGCTCGAGTACGCCCTTGATGCCGACGAGACCGACGAGGTGCTGCTGGTCAACCTGGCATCCGACGGCTCGGTGCAGTCGGTCACCAGCGCTGACTAG
- a CDS encoding TetR/AcrR family transcriptional regulator yields MNTASRAGRPRASSRETLAEAACELFLEQGYEATSIVDITRRAGVSRSSFFNYFSSKSDVLWSGFDARIDAALIALARLGTDADGAAVRGALRPMLHELAPDPLALALRNASAMGVETELLRDTGLRHARLSSGIAATARSAGIEAIRADILGSALATAVLSSVRVWAEQGAGQASLEAQFDEALHAIHDLPWG; encoded by the coding sequence ATGAACACGGCTTCTCGCGCTGGGCGTCCCCGAGCGTCGTCTCGTGAGACTCTCGCCGAGGCCGCGTGCGAGCTGTTCCTCGAGCAGGGCTACGAGGCGACGTCGATCGTGGACATCACGCGTCGCGCCGGGGTGAGCAGGTCGAGCTTCTTCAACTACTTCTCATCGAAGAGCGACGTGCTGTGGTCAGGATTCGATGCGCGCATCGATGCGGCGCTGATCGCGCTGGCGCGCCTGGGGACGGATGCCGACGGCGCAGCGGTGCGCGGTGCCCTGCGTCCGATGCTCCACGAGCTCGCGCCCGACCCGCTGGCGCTCGCGCTGCGCAACGCCAGCGCGATGGGCGTCGAGACCGAACTGCTGCGCGATACGGGCCTGAGGCACGCCCGTCTCTCGTCGGGAATCGCCGCGACAGCGCGCAGCGCCGGAATCGAGGCGATCCGCGCCGATATCCTCGGCTCCGCACTGGCGACGGCCGTGCTGTCGTCCGTTCGGGTGTGGGCCGAGCAGGGAGCGGGTCAGGCGTCGCTCGAGGCCCAGTTCGACGAGGCGCTGCACGCGATCCACGACCTTCCCTGGGGTTGA
- the smc gene encoding chromosome segregation protein SMC, which yields MHLKSLTLKGFKSFAQPTSFVFEPGVTCIVGPNGSGKSNVVDALAWVMGEQGAKTLRGGKMEDVIFAGTSTRGPLGRAEVQLTIDNSDGALPIDYAEVTISRTLFRNGSSEYAINGSSCRLLDVQELLSDSGLGREMHVIVGQGRLDTVLQASPEDRRGFIEEAAGILKHRRRKEKTVRKLEAMETNLTRLSDLAGEIRRQLKPLGRQAEIAREAQTIAAVVRDAKARLFADDVVALRSALADHTRTEHERHTERLVLSEQAEGVRAGIQRLEQQQNSAAVDRARSIAFALEQAQERMRSLYTLANQRLALLGSEDDDAVTTITVTQDTIDEASDEITRISEGLGDAQDAAVAASREVVNARAELDTLDVDIAEQSALVSQYDMRLSALRGNADAAASALAAVRGAVLRQEQALESAHQRRREAAEALEAIDDAHAPEGSAAEYAAAYDEAQKEVTSAEAERDSLRESLHEAEREADSLMAKAAALTSALSLSGGAAEIVASGGSGVRGLVGDSVQVRAGFEAAIAAVLGPLAEGVLVDDADRAFILVAEGTRGTVDFVIAEGTVAPSAVMPDVTGVVPAEDVVDAPHGVRSLLSAVLIADDLDAARAARCALDVMGDDRVTVVTKGGEVVTAHTLRAGSGETSRLELAAERDAASERLAEVRRVVEALREKRVEANDRVETARRVSKDALRALREHDAALANHAEQLNRVTVRHEAAVAECERLETGLAQAQSAVADAEMKATAAKDELLSAEAEPRPVLDASARDGLLDTLESAREEEVRARLEIETLRERVRAAQARVVALERQREQERDAAAEAARRAVIRRAQRAAASAVAEELPRVLDSIDRSVSEARVALAAAEAERSAHNEELVALRKQESTLRDRLAGLTESVHGLELQIHEKKLHLGSLLDRVASELALDEDILIAEYGPDQLVPRDPGADADDEGDAADIPFDRRIQERRLKEAERKLAQLGRVNPLALEEFAALEQRHAFLTEQLADLTKTRQDLLTIIAELDERMQSIFAAAFEDTRQAFGEVFPLLFPGGSGSISLTNPDDMLTTGIEVAVRPVGKKIERLSLLSGGERSLAAVALLVAIFKARPSPFYILDEVEAALDDANLGRLLTVFEQLRESSQLLVITHQKRTMEIADALYGVSMRQDGVSAVVGQRVGDRAAASA from the coding sequence ATGCATCTGAAGAGCCTGACGCTGAAAGGGTTCAAATCGTTCGCGCAGCCCACTTCGTTCGTGTTCGAGCCTGGCGTCACCTGCATCGTCGGGCCGAACGGATCGGGCAAGTCGAACGTGGTCGACGCCCTCGCCTGGGTGATGGGCGAGCAGGGGGCGAAGACCCTTCGGGGCGGGAAGATGGAGGACGTCATCTTCGCGGGCACATCCACCCGTGGCCCGCTCGGTCGCGCCGAGGTGCAGCTGACGATCGACAACAGCGACGGCGCTCTGCCCATCGACTACGCCGAGGTGACGATCAGCCGCACGCTGTTCCGCAACGGCTCCAGCGAATACGCCATCAACGGCTCCAGCTGCCGGCTGCTCGATGTGCAGGAGCTGCTCAGCGACTCGGGCCTCGGCCGCGAGATGCACGTCATCGTCGGCCAGGGCCGCCTCGACACCGTGCTTCAGGCGTCACCAGAGGACCGCCGCGGCTTCATCGAGGAAGCCGCAGGCATCCTCAAGCACCGGCGGCGCAAGGAGAAGACGGTGCGCAAGCTCGAGGCGATGGAGACGAACCTCACGCGTCTCAGCGATCTCGCCGGCGAGATCCGTCGCCAGCTGAAGCCCCTCGGGCGGCAGGCGGAGATCGCGCGCGAGGCGCAGACGATCGCCGCGGTCGTCCGCGACGCCAAGGCCAGACTGTTCGCCGACGATGTCGTCGCGCTGCGCAGCGCCCTCGCCGACCACACGCGCACCGAGCACGAACGGCACACCGAGCGGCTCGTGCTGTCGGAGCAGGCCGAAGGGGTGCGTGCGGGCATCCAGCGGCTCGAACAGCAGCAGAACTCGGCGGCCGTCGACCGGGCCCGGAGCATCGCTTTCGCACTCGAGCAGGCGCAGGAGCGCATGCGCAGCCTGTACACCCTCGCGAACCAGCGTCTGGCGCTGCTCGGCAGCGAGGACGACGACGCCGTGACGACAATCACCGTCACGCAGGACACGATCGACGAAGCCTCCGACGAGATCACCCGCATCTCGGAGGGACTGGGCGACGCGCAGGACGCCGCCGTCGCTGCGAGTCGCGAAGTCGTGAACGCCCGCGCCGAGCTCGACACGCTCGATGTCGACATCGCCGAGCAGAGCGCGCTCGTCTCGCAGTACGACATGCGGCTCAGCGCGCTGCGCGGCAACGCGGATGCCGCGGCCTCCGCGCTGGCGGCCGTTCGCGGCGCCGTGCTGCGGCAGGAGCAGGCGCTCGAATCGGCACACCAGCGTCGCCGAGAGGCAGCCGAGGCGCTCGAGGCAATCGACGATGCGCACGCACCGGAAGGATCGGCCGCAGAGTACGCGGCGGCATACGACGAGGCGCAGAAGGAGGTCACCTCCGCGGAGGCCGAGCGCGATTCGCTGCGCGAAAGCCTGCACGAGGCGGAGCGCGAGGCCGATTCGCTCATGGCGAAAGCGGCCGCGCTCACCAGCGCCCTGTCGCTGTCGGGCGGCGCTGCCGAGATCGTGGCATCCGGAGGGTCGGGGGTGCGAGGGCTGGTCGGCGATTCGGTGCAGGTGCGCGCAGGGTTCGAGGCCGCGATCGCGGCTGTTCTCGGACCGCTTGCCGAGGGTGTGCTCGTCGACGATGCCGACCGGGCGTTCATCCTCGTGGCCGAAGGCACGCGGGGAACCGTCGACTTCGTCATCGCCGAGGGCACGGTCGCACCCTCGGCCGTCATGCCCGACGTCACAGGTGTCGTTCCGGCGGAGGATGTGGTGGATGCCCCGCATGGCGTGCGCTCGCTGCTGTCCGCTGTGCTGATCGCCGACGACCTCGACGCTGCGCGCGCGGCGCGTTGCGCGCTCGACGTGATGGGTGACGACCGCGTCACCGTCGTCACGAAGGGCGGCGAGGTCGTCACGGCGCACACGCTCCGCGCCGGCTCCGGCGAGACGTCTCGGCTCGAACTGGCGGCGGAGCGCGATGCGGCATCCGAACGTCTTGCCGAGGTGCGGCGAGTCGTCGAGGCGCTGCGCGAGAAGCGTGTCGAGGCCAATGACCGGGTCGAGACGGCGCGGCGCGTCTCGAAGGACGCCCTGCGCGCTCTGCGCGAGCACGACGCGGCGCTGGCCAACCATGCCGAGCAGCTGAACCGGGTGACCGTGCGGCACGAGGCCGCGGTTGCCGAGTGCGAACGACTCGAGACCGGTCTCGCCCAGGCGCAGTCGGCTGTGGCGGACGCCGAGATGAAGGCGACGGCGGCGAAGGACGAGCTGCTCTCGGCCGAGGCCGAACCCCGTCCTGTGCTCGACGCCTCCGCCCGTGACGGGCTGCTCGACACGCTCGAGTCGGCACGCGAGGAGGAGGTTCGCGCGCGGCTCGAGATCGAGACGCTGCGCGAGCGGGTGCGCGCGGCGCAGGCGCGTGTGGTGGCCCTCGAACGTCAGCGCGAGCAGGAGCGGGATGCTGCCGCCGAGGCGGCCCGACGGGCGGTGATCCGCCGTGCTCAACGGGCGGCTGCGTCCGCCGTCGCCGAGGAGCTGCCTCGCGTGCTGGATTCGATCGACCGTTCGGTGAGCGAGGCTCGGGTGGCCCTCGCGGCCGCAGAGGCCGAGCGGTCCGCGCACAACGAGGAGCTGGTCGCCCTTCGCAAGCAGGAGAGCACTCTCCGCGATCGCCTCGCGGGGCTCACAGAGAGCGTCCACGGGCTCGAGCTGCAGATCCACGAGAAGAAGCTGCACCTGGGCAGCCTGCTCGACCGGGTCGCGTCGGAGCTCGCGCTCGACGAAGATATTCTCATTGCGGAATATGGACCTGATCAGCTCGTCCCGCGCGATCCGGGCGCGGATGCCGACGATGAGGGCGACGCCGCGGACATCCCGTTCGATCGGCGGATCCAGGAGCGACGGCTGAAGGAGGCCGAGCGCAAGCTCGCGCAGCTCGGCCGGGTGAATCCGCTCGCCCTGGAGGAGTTCGCGGCGCTCGAGCAGCGGCACGCGTTCCTCACCGAGCAGCTCGCCGACCTCACGAAGACCCGGCAGGACCTGCTCACGATCATCGCCGAGCTCGACGAGCGCATGCAGTCGATCTTCGCCGCCGCCTTCGAAGACACCAGGCAGGCGTTCGGCGAGGTCTTCCCCCTGCTGTTCCCCGGCGGGTCAGGCAGCATCTCGTTGACCAACCCCGATGACATGCTGACCACCGGCATCGAGGTCGCCGTGCGACCCGTCGGCAAGAAGATCGAGAGGCTCTCGCTGCTCTCGGGTGGTGAGCGATCCCTCGCCGCCGTCGCCCTTCTCGTGGCCATCTTCAAGGCGAGGCCCAGCCCCTTCTACATCCTCGACGAGGTCGAGGCCGCGCTCGACGATGCCAACCTGGGCCGTCTGCTCACCGTCTTCGAGCAGCTGCGCGAGAGCTCGCAGCTGCTGGTCATCACGCACCAGAAGCGAACCATGGAGATAGCCGACGCGCTCTACGGCGTCTCGATGCGGCAGGACGGCGTCTCAGCTGTGGTCGGTCAGCGCGTGGGCGACCGCGCGGCGGCATCCGCCTGA
- the lipB gene encoding lipoyl(octanoyl) transferase LipB translates to MCSQVRSWTPSNNREKPPMLDIQTPGLAPDYVPYLDGWELQRSIHHDVVAGTRPDTLLLLEHEAVYTAGTRTEEHERPHDGTPVIDVDRGGKITWHGPGQLVGYPIVRLQEPIDVVAHVRRLERVLIGILKPLGVDGYQVRGRSGVWVRRPLGEDKVAAIGVRVQQGVTMHGFAINCDNTLAGFRGIIPCGITDAGVTTVSEVAGAHVTPSDIVQAVADAFTGEYAAENEGVAA, encoded by the coding sequence TTGTGTAGCCAGGTTCGTTCTTGGACGCCATCCAACAATCGAGAGAAGCCCCCGATGCTCGACATCCAGACCCCCGGTCTCGCACCCGACTACGTGCCCTACCTCGACGGGTGGGAGCTGCAGCGCAGCATCCACCACGATGTCGTGGCAGGCACCAGGCCAGACACCCTTCTGCTGCTCGAGCACGAGGCGGTGTACACAGCCGGCACCCGCACCGAGGAGCATGAGCGCCCGCACGACGGCACGCCCGTCATAGACGTCGATCGAGGCGGCAAGATCACGTGGCATGGTCCGGGGCAGCTGGTCGGCTACCCGATCGTCCGGTTGCAGGAGCCGATCGACGTCGTGGCGCACGTGCGCCGACTGGAGCGAGTGCTCATCGGTATCCTGAAACCGCTCGGCGTAGACGGATACCAGGTCCGAGGGCGCAGCGGCGTCTGGGTGCGCCGCCCCCTCGGCGAGGACAAGGTCGCCGCGATCGGGGTCCGCGTGCAGCAGGGAGTGACGATGCACGGGTTTGCGATCAACTGCGACAACACCCTGGCCGGTTTCCGGGGGATCATCCCGTGCGGCATCACCGACGCAGGAGTCACGACCGTCAGCGAGGTCGCAGGGGCGCACGTGACCCCGTCCGACATCGTGCAGGCTGTCGCCGACGCCTTCACCGGCGAGTACGCGGCCGAGAACGAGGGAGTCGCCGCATGA
- the lipA gene encoding lipoyl synthase — protein sequence MSAAHPDGRKLLRLEVRNAETPIERKPEWIKTKAKMGPEYTALQSLVKTEDLHTVCQEAGCPNIFECWEDREATFLIGGSQCTRRCDFCQIDTGKPDAYDTDEPRRVAESVQRMGLRYATVTSVARDDLPDTGAWLNAETVRQIHSMNPNTGVELLANEHNADPAFLGQIFDARPEVFAHNVETVPRIFKRIRPAFAYDRSLNVITQGHEAGLITKSNLILGMGEEPEEVIQALQDLHDAGCDIITITQYLRPTPRHLPVARWVKPDEFVEFKAEAERIGFLGVLAGPLVRSSYRAGRLWAQSMISKGREIPRHLSHIAESADLGFAQAV from the coding sequence ATGAGCGCCGCTCACCCCGATGGGCGAAAGCTGCTTCGTCTCGAGGTCCGGAACGCGGAGACCCCGATCGAGCGCAAGCCCGAGTGGATCAAGACCAAGGCCAAGATGGGCCCGGAGTACACCGCCCTGCAGTCGCTGGTCAAGACCGAGGATCTGCACACCGTCTGCCAGGAGGCGGGCTGCCCGAACATCTTCGAATGCTGGGAGGACCGCGAGGCGACCTTCCTCATCGGCGGATCGCAGTGCACCCGCCGGTGCGACTTCTGCCAGATCGACACGGGCAAGCCCGATGCCTACGACACGGACGAGCCGCGCCGCGTGGCCGAGAGCGTACAGCGCATGGGGCTGCGCTACGCGACCGTCACCAGCGTCGCCCGAGACGACCTGCCCGACACCGGCGCCTGGCTGAACGCCGAGACCGTCCGGCAGATCCACTCGATGAACCCGAACACCGGTGTCGAGCTGCTCGCGAACGAGCACAACGCCGACCCGGCGTTCCTGGGGCAGATCTTCGACGCGCGTCCCGAAGTCTTCGCGCACAACGTCGAGACGGTGCCCCGGATCTTCAAGCGCATCCGCCCGGCGTTCGCGTACGACCGCTCGCTCAATGTCATCACCCAGGGACACGAGGCCGGTCTCATCACGAAGTCGAACCTCATCCTCGGCATGGGCGAGGAGCCGGAGGAGGTCATCCAGGCCCTGCAGGATCTGCACGACGCCGGCTGCGACATCATCACGATCACGCAGTACCTGCGTCCGACGCCGCGTCACCTGCCGGTCGCTCGCTGGGTCAAGCCCGACGAGTTCGTCGAGTTCAAAGCCGAGGCAGAGCGCATCGGGTTCCTCGGCGTGCTGGCCGGTCCCCTGGTGCGCTCGTCATATCGCGCGGGTCGCCTGTGGGCGCAGTCGATGATCTCGAAGGGTCGAGAGATCCCGCGGCATCTGTCCCACATCGCCGAGAGCGCGGACCTCGGATTCGCCCAGGCCGTCTAG